CGTCTTTTACATTCACTGCCTCTACTTGGGTGGCAGATAACTTGTCGTTATAAAAGAATTGATACTTAGACTGGGACTGTATCTGTTTAATAACAGTTCCTAAGTTTGTGCGTGTAGTTGATAATGTCAACTGTGCGGTAGCCCATTGTAATGGGATTGCCATGAAAATTAAAACCAATAAAGCTCGAAGTAAGTTCGACTTTTGAATAGAATGATTGCTTTCCATACATTTAATTTAATGGTTGTATAAAAATTATTGAACTAATAAAAGAAGTCTTATTTTCTTCTTTTATAAATAAAACAATGCTAACGCAATAAACACTTAGTCTAATTTATCTTTTTTTCTTTATATAATTAAGAGTATTATGATTTCGTGTGTAAATCCCTTTGTACTATCATTGCAGTGCTTCTCATTTAAGAGTTGTGACATGGGCTTGGCACAGTTGTGCCACCACGGTGTCATTGTTGTGACAAGCCCGTGGCACAGTTGTGCCAATGCTGTGTTGCAGTTATGTCAATTGGGAGACCGGATTACCAGTCATAGTCTTCAACGTATGCATCAAATTCTTGTGTGGTGGTAACTCCGCAGTTTCTGAGGATATTCAGTATATGCTGTTGTTCGGAAGGAGAGAGTAAACGTTCGCCTTTACGGGCACGATAGTAGGTTCTGCGTCCTAAATAATTCATTAGGTGCAGGATAACGGTTTGCATTTGTTTATAAGGTAGATTCTCTAAGATTCCGATGAATCCTTGGGCGTATCGTACTTTTGTACTGGAACGGTAATGGGGACAGCCGCCTTTCACGGTAGACAGATATTTGGGACTGATGATAATCCAGTGCTCTATGTTTTCCGGTACGCTTTGTTCTGTAAGTTGTCTTAGGCAGGTACCTGCTTGGGGGCATTGTCGGTTAAGGCACATCGAATATTGATAAGGGACTTTTGCAAAGTCAATTTTTTCTTCCATGATTTGTAGATGTTTGTTGAGCAAAAGTAGTGAAAACTTATTGAAAAATAGCCTGAAAGCAAAGAAGTTTACTTTCAGACTACCACTTTTAGTCGAAATCTCAATGAATAGCCGCTTTCAGAAGTGAACTGAAGGACAGCAATTGAAATAGCGGCACACTATTGAATAAAGGATTATTGCTCTTTAGAGAAAGAATAAGGCATATCTTCTTCTTTCGTACCTCTGTTCATATTCGGTTGATTACTCATATCTACTTTGATGATACCACCTTTGAATAATTCTTCGTGGCGAAGATAATTTTTAGTATAGTCAGTGCCGTTTACGTTCATCGAATTGACATAGAAGTTCTTTTTACTGTTGTTCGGGGCATCAATCACCAAACTGTTGCCATTCTCAAAATGAAGTGTGGCTTTCTTGAATAAAGGAGCGCCTACGATATATTCATCCGTTCCCGGACAAACAGGATAGAAACCTAATGCAGAGAATACATACCAGGCGGAAGTTTGTCCGTTGTCTTCGTCACCGCAATAACCGTCAGGCCCCGGAGTGTACATTCTGTCCATGACTTGGCGCAACCAGTACTGGGCTTTCCAGGGCTGGCCTGCATAATCATATAAATAAATCATGTGCTGGATAGGCTGATTGCCGTGTGCATAATTACCCATATTCATAACGGTCATTTCGCGAATTTCATGAATCACCTGTCCGTAGTAACTGTCATCGAATACGGGAGGTACAGCAAAAACGGAGTCCATCATAGTGACGAACATCTCTTTTCCGCCCATTAAGTCGATTAGTCCTTGCGGATCATGGAACACAGACCAGGTGTAGTGCCAGCTATTTCCTTCTGTAAAGGCATCGCCCCATTTCAATGGAGAGAATGGTGACTGGAATGTACCGTCTTCATTGCGTCCGCGCATTAATTTAGACTCCTTGTCGAAGAGATTTTTGTAATTCATGGCACGCTTTGCAAAAAGATTGATCTCTTTTTTCGGGCGTTTCAGTTCTTTTGCCAGTTTGTAGATACACCAGTCGTCGTATGCATATTCCAGTGTACGTGCTGCATTCTCGTTGATTTTCACATCGTATGGTACATATCCCAGCTTGTTATAATATTCATGTCCCAAGCGTCCTGTTGAAGATACTTCAGGATGTACATTCTCTGTTCCATGCAGCAATCCTTCATACAGCGTTTTTATATCGTCCACTTTCACGCCTTTCATGTAAGCATCTACCAGAACAGAAGCCGAATTATTGCCTACCATACATCCTCTGTGTCCCGGACTTGCCCATTCGGGGAAGAACCCGCTTTCTTTATATGTATTGATAAGCCCTTCCTGCATCTCCTTGTTAACCGAAGGATACATCAGATTCAGTAACGGGAACAGACATCGGAACGTATCCCAAAAACCTGTGTCGGTATACATATATCCCGGCAATACTTGTCCGTTGTATGGACTGTAATGAATCGGCCGGCCGTTCGCGTCCAGTTCGTAGAACTTGCGCGGGAACAGGAGTGAACGGTATAAACAGGAATAGAATGTACGATATTGATCCAGATTGCCACCTTCCACTTCAATTTTTCCTAATACCTGGTTCCATGCTTCTTTTCCTTTCTTGGCTACTTGCTCGATATTGTCCTTGCCCAGTTCTTTCATGTTGACAGCCGCCTGTTCGAAGCTGATAAAAGAAGAAGCAATCCTTGCGTGCACCTGTTCGCCCTTATGTGTCCGGAAACCGATAATAGCTCCGGCATGGTCAGTTGTTTGTTCGGTAACGTTTTCTTGAAGATTGCCATTGGCTACTGTTGCTTTGTATGTGAAAGGCTTGTCGAACTCGATGATAAAGTAATTCTTGAAGTTTTCGGGAACTCCTCCGCTATTGCGGGTGGTATAGCCGATAATCTTGTTTTCCTCCGGAATCACTTTGACATACGAGCCTTTGTCGAAAGCGTCCACTATGATATAAGAATGTTCATTTTCCGGGAAAGTGAAGCGGAAAAGGACAGCGCGTTCCGTCGGTGCCATTTCCGTCACGATGTCATGTTCGGCGAGATATACTTTATAATAATAAGGAGTGGCGATCTCCCCTTTGTGGGCAAACCAGCTTGCGCGCTTTTCTTCGTTAAACTCCGGTTTGCCTACTACGGGCATGATAGAGAACTGTCCGTAGTCGTTAATCCACGGACTGGGTTGATGCGTCTGCTTGAAACCGCGAATCTTGTTAGCGGTATAAGTGTATTGCCAGCCGTCACCCATTTTTCCTGTCTGCGGAGTCCAGAAGTTCATCCCCCAGGGACGGGCAATGGCCGGATAAGTATTACCTGTTGATAATTCGAAAGTAGACTGGGAACCCATTAGCGGGTTGACATACTGTGTCCGGTCTTTGGCTTTGGCAAAGAATGTGCAAGCAAGTACACAAACTATTATTAATAGTCTTTTCATGGCGTATATGTTTTAATAGTAAGCAATCAAACGTATTATCTCACTCCCCATTTCGTGGGTTGGGCGGTCATTTTGATTTCCATTGTTCCTCCGTTTGCAATATCCTGATGATGGAAGAATGGGGTATTCAACGGTTGGCCGTTCAGTGTTACGCTTTCAATATATTTGTTCTTCTTTTCGTTGTTTTTTACTACGATACTGAATGTCTTTTCTTCGGGCAGATTAATAACTGCCTTGTCGAAGGCGGGACGTCCGATAGAATATATCGGTTTGCCGGGACATACCTGATAGAATCCCATAGAATTGAGTATATACCAGGCAGACATTTGTCCGCAGTCTTCATTACCTGACAGTCCGTCTGTACTGTTGGCATATTGGCTTTGATAAACACTGTCTACCAGTTCCTGTGTTCTCCACGGGCGGTTGACGTAGTTGTACAGGTGAATGACGTGATGACTCGGTTCATTGCCGTGCGCATATTGTCCGATAAGGCCGCTGATGTCTGACGAAATCATTTCTCCTTCGAGTGATGAATCTACCGTAAACAGTGAGTCGAGTTTTTGTACAAAAGCGTCTTCACCTCCCATTAGATTAACCAATCCATCTACATCGTGAGGTACAAACCAAGTCCATTGCCAAGCTGTTCCTTCGCAATAATCATCGCTGCGGTGAGTAGAGGCACGTGGGTTGAACGGGGTACGCCATTCACCTTTTGAATCCAGTCCGCGCATGAAGCGGGTAGATTTGTCGAAATAAAACTCGTAGGCTTTGGCAAAACGTTCGTATTTGGCTTTTGTTTCAAAGTCGCTCATTGCTTCAGCGAAGATAGAAATACACCAGTCGTCGTATGCATATTCCAACGCTTTGGCTACCGATTCATTTTCACGGTCACAAGGAATGTAGCCGATTGCGTTCTTGTAATATTTGGCTTTCGGCATAAGGTGGGGTAACACCAGGGCCGGGCATTTAATACCGGTAGTGTCATATTCCGCAGCGCGCAGAGATGCTTTGTATGCTTCTTTGGCATCAAAATTACGGTAACCTTTCATATATGCATCCACGATGACCGGAACGGCATGATAACCAATCATAGTACCGGTATAGTTGGAGCCCAGATCCCACATCGGGTATATTCCGCCTTCCTGATGTTTTTTGATGAGCGAATTGATAAACTGATTGTTCAGATCCGGGTCGATAATTGTCATTAACGGATGCAGTGCACGGAAGGTGTCCCATAAAGAGAATACAGTATACAGGGGATTGATTGTATCTCCCTGATGTACTTCGAGATCCATTCCCAGGTAACGTCCATCTGCGTCCGTGAACAGGTTCGGACTGATAGCCGTATGATATAGAGCGGTGTAGAAGATCGTTTTGTCGTCCTTGTCGGGAGTCGTAATATCTATCTTTGACAGATACTGATTCCAAGCGGAGCGTGCATTCTTGCGCACTTTATCGAAATCCCAGCCGGGTATCTCCGATTCTACATTCTTGCGTGCACCGGCTATGTCGACGGCAGATATACCTACTTTAACCAGTACTTGTTCATCTTTGGTGGTATTAAAGTGTAATAAAACTTTGCAGACAGGAAGCCGCTTACCGTTATCCATAGTGATGGAATCGGTCACCAACGTATAAGAGAACGGTTTGGAGAACTTGGCATAGAAATTAATATATTGGTCGAAAGCCCAATAAGTTGTTTTCTTATGTCCGCAGATTTCCGTGTCGCTGATAACCTCGATCCCCATGTCGGAATTAGTCTGCCGTTGCAGGCTGTAATCCAAGTCAAGAATAAATCCGGCTTCGGAACTTTCGGGGAAGGTGTAGCGATGGATAGCGCCACGTTTGGTAGCCGATATCTCGGCTTTTACCTGATAAGTGTCCAGAAAAACGGAATAATATCCCGGTTCTGCCGTTTCATTCTCGTGCGAGAAGGCGGAGGAATACGCTAATTGCTGACTTTGCGGATCAGTGGTCTGATATCGCTGTTCGCCGACAGTCGGCATGAGTAGTACGTCGCCGTAGTCACAACATCCTGTGCCACTGACGTGCGTGTGTGAGAATCCGTTAATGGTAGAGTCTTCATAATAATAGCCTGAACAGGCATCCCAGCCATCAATCCGGGTATCCGGGCTTGGCTGGATCATTCCGTGCGGAACTACTGCTCCGGGAAACGTATGCCCGTGTCCGCCGGTACCGATAAAGGGATTGACAAAAACGCTATAATCTTTCTCATTAGTGGGAGCTGTACAGGAGTTGAGTGCGAAGAATCCTCCTAAACATCCTACTATTAGGAATGTTTTTAGTTTCATGGTAGTAATAGCTTTTAGTTTTGCCGAAAGCAATCCCTTTATTTCGGGGAAATAAAGATATTGCTTCCTACAATTTTATAATCAATAGGTATAGAGTTTTGTAATGACGTTAGCACAGAATCGATCGTCGACTTTCTTCTCAGTACACCGGAGTAAGTCTTATCCGCCCGGATGTCCGGTGACAGGATAATCTTCACGTCATAAAAACGTTCCAGTGCTTTCGTAATGGTAAAGATATCGGCCTTTTGGAATGGAATCAGGTTGTCGTGCCATACGGCGTCCAACTTAGCATCCACCTGTTTCACAGTCAACCGTCCACTTTTTTTGTTTAACTCGGCACGTTGGCCGGGGGCGAGAATAATCTGCCCTTCCTCCTTATTGCCTTTCACTTCAATTTCACCTTCAATCAGTGTTGCTTCCGCTACCCGGCAACTCTTATCGGATTTAAAGTTGAATGTGGTTCCCAATACACGTACACGCATAGCGTCGCTTTGTACGGTAAATGGTTTATGACGGTTCTTTGTTACCTCAAAATAGGCTTCTCCTTCCAGATAGACATTACGTTCTTTTTCAGAAAACTCGCGTGGATACTTTAAGGTCGCAAGGTTGTTCAGCCAGACTCTGGTACCGTCCGGTAGAACCACTTCCTTTACGATACCTTCGTTGGCAACGGCGACCATTAATTGCTGGTCTGCCCCGTTATGATAGAACCAGTACCCGGCTCCGCCTCCCATAAGAAGAATGACGGCAATAACGGCAGCATATCTCATCCAACGATGCATACGCAGTAGTTTGGCCTGTTTCCCTTTTGCTTCATCCAACTTTTTGTATAACAGCTTTTCAGCATGAGCTATCCGTTGTTCGTCGGCATATCGGTCGAATTTACCCAAATGATAAATTTCTTCCATGCGAAAGAGTTGACGGGCATTTTCTTCCGATTCTTTCATCCAAGCATTTACTTCGATGATTTCTTCTTCCGAGCATTGCCCAGTCAAATATTTATTCATTATGTCTTCACTTAGATTTCTCATTTTCTTTTCCTTCATATAAATAATACAATTCAGAACCTAAAAACACTTAGCTTACTTGCACAAAAATAAGACTATAATGATCCAAAGAGGATCTAGACGACTGCGTAAGTACTTCAGTGCCTTGTACATATGTGCTTCTATCGTGCGTAGTGAAACCCCGAGGACATCGGCTATCTCTTTGTTTTTCATATCATGCAGATAGCTGAGTTTGAAAACTTCTTTGCACTTGTCCGGAAGTTCGTTGATTGCATCGTAGATTTCTTTCCGTAGTTCCCGGTCTTCAATCCTCCGGATCACTTCGTTGTTGTCCGGTTGATAGAATTCGGCACGCCTTTGGTTGATTTCTTCCATGGCGGCGCAGTAGCCGTCTTCCACATTGCGATGTTTCAGGACGTTGAGAGCACGGGTGTAAACGGCACGATAGAGAAAGGCTTGGATCTGATCTCCTATCTCTATGGTGTCTTTCCGCTTCCATAATTCTACAAATACATCCTGCACTACGTCCTCCGCTTCTTCCTCACCCACCAGACGGGTGGCGTAGAAAATCAGGTTGGGATAGTATCTGCGGAACAGTGCTTTATAAGTAATATCGAAGTTTTCGTTCATGCTCTCGGTCAGTTAAGTTTGGTTTTATTTATGGATTCTTTTCTTCGAATATGACGCCTATTGCTTTAGGGGTGTTACTCATTTCGAATTCCACAGTAGCTCCGCTCATGATCTGTTCATGGGTGAGATAAGTCTTATCGTAAGGTTGGCCGTCCACTTTGATTGACTGGATATAGATATTTTCTTTGTTTACGTTCGGAGCGAGTACTGTAAAAGTCTTGCCATTGGCGAGATGCAGCTTGATTTCCGGAAATAGGGGAGTGCCTATTTCATATCTTCCGCTGACCGGATTTACAGGATAGAATCCCATAGCACTGAATACGTACCATGCCGACATCTGTCCGCAGTCTTCATTGCCGCAAAGGCCGGCCGGTTCGTTCTTGTAGAGCTCATTCATTACTTTTGCCACGTAATATTGAGTCCGGTCATTGAATCCTATCGAATTGAACAGGTAGATAACGTGGTGGCTCGGTTCGTTGCCGTGCGCGTATTGACCGATCATTCCTGTGCTGAAAAGTGGGAGCTCGTCATCTTCGGACGGATGATAGGTAAACATACTATCCAGCTTTTCCGCAAACCGGTTTTTGCCTCCTACGAGATTGACCAGTCCGTCAACATCATGCTGTACAGACCAGAAATATTGCCATCCGTTGCTTTCGCAAATATGCGGAGTATAGTCGTCTGCTTTGAAATCTTTGATAAAGACGCCTTTGTCATCACGCGGTTGCATGAATGAAGTGGCCGGGTTATAGACATTCTTGTAGTTTTGCGAACGTTTATAGAATTCGTCTGCAATATCTTTCTTGCCCATTTTCTGTGCCATTTCGGCGATGCAGTAGTCATCGAAAGCATATTCCAGTGTTTTGGATAACGACCAGTTTTCTGCGTTATAGCTATCCGTCACGTTATAAGGTATATATCCTAATTTTTTGTAAAGCCCGATGCCCCGGTAATTGTCCAGGTTGGCAGTTGCTACGCAGGCAGCCAGTGCCTTTTCCGCATCAAAGTCTCCGATTCCTTTCAGATAAGCGTCTGCAATCACCGGAACAGCGTGGTAACCGATCATCATGTCCGTTTCGCTGCCGTAGAAGTTCCATACCGGCAGACGTCCGTTCTGTTCGTAGAAAGCGATGAAGGATTTCACCATATCGTTGACACGCTCCGGTTCGGTGTAGGTAAAAAGCGGGTGAGCGGCACGGTACGTGTCCCATAAGGAGAAAGTGCTGTAATTTACCCAACCGTCGGCTTGGTGTACTTTCTTGTCGGGACCGTAATAAGCTCCATCCACATCACTATAAATTGTCGGGGCGATCATTGAATGATAGATAGCTGTGTAGAAGTTCACTTTATCATCTTCGTTGTCACTTTTTACT
The nucleotide sequence above comes from Bacteroides caccae. Encoded proteins:
- a CDS encoding DUF6078 family protein — its product is MEEKIDFAKVPYQYSMCLNRQCPQAGTCLRQLTEQSVPENIEHWIIISPKYLSTVKGGCPHYRSSTKVRYAQGFIGILENLPYKQMQTVILHLMNYLGRRTYYRARKGERLLSPSEQQHILNILRNCGVTTTQEFDAYVEDYDW
- a CDS encoding GH92 family glycosyl hydrolase; translated protein: MKRLLIIVCVLACTFFAKAKDRTQYVNPLMGSQSTFELSTGNTYPAIARPWGMNFWTPQTGKMGDGWQYTYTANKIRGFKQTHQPSPWINDYGQFSIMPVVGKPEFNEEKRASWFAHKGEIATPYYYKVYLAEHDIVTEMAPTERAVLFRFTFPENEHSYIIVDAFDKGSYVKVIPEENKIIGYTTRNSGGVPENFKNYFIIEFDKPFTYKATVANGNLQENVTEQTTDHAGAIIGFRTHKGEQVHARIASSFISFEQAAVNMKELGKDNIEQVAKKGKEAWNQVLGKIEVEGGNLDQYRTFYSCLYRSLLFPRKFYELDANGRPIHYSPYNGQVLPGYMYTDTGFWDTFRCLFPLLNLMYPSVNKEMQEGLINTYKESGFFPEWASPGHRGCMVGNNSASVLVDAYMKGVKVDDIKTLYEGLLHGTENVHPEVSSTGRLGHEYYNKLGYVPYDVKINENAARTLEYAYDDWCIYKLAKELKRPKKEINLFAKRAMNYKNLFDKESKLMRGRNEDGTFQSPFSPLKWGDAFTEGNSWHYTWSVFHDPQGLIDLMGGKEMFVTMMDSVFAVPPVFDDSYYGQVIHEIREMTVMNMGNYAHGNQPIQHMIYLYDYAGQPWKAQYWLRQVMDRMYTPGPDGYCGDEDNGQTSAWYVFSALGFYPVCPGTDEYIVGAPLFKKATLHFENGNSLVIDAPNNSKKNFYVNSMNVNGTDYTKNYLRHEELFKGGIIKVDMSNQPNMNRGTKEEDMPYSFSKEQ
- a CDS encoding GH92 family glycosyl hydrolase, with translation MKLKTFLIVGCLGGFFALNSCTAPTNEKDYSVFVNPFIGTGGHGHTFPGAVVPHGMIQPSPDTRIDGWDACSGYYYEDSTINGFSHTHVSGTGCCDYGDVLLMPTVGEQRYQTTDPQSQQLAYSSAFSHENETAEPGYYSVFLDTYQVKAEISATKRGAIHRYTFPESSEAGFILDLDYSLQRQTNSDMGIEVISDTEICGHKKTTYWAFDQYINFYAKFSKPFSYTLVTDSITMDNGKRLPVCKVLLHFNTTKDEQVLVKVGISAVDIAGARKNVESEIPGWDFDKVRKNARSAWNQYLSKIDITTPDKDDKTIFYTALYHTAISPNLFTDADGRYLGMDLEVHQGDTINPLYTVFSLWDTFRALHPLMTIIDPDLNNQFINSLIKKHQEGGIYPMWDLGSNYTGTMIGYHAVPVIVDAYMKGYRNFDAKEAYKASLRAAEYDTTGIKCPALVLPHLMPKAKYYKNAIGYIPCDRENESVAKALEYAYDDWCISIFAEAMSDFETKAKYERFAKAYEFYFDKSTRFMRGLDSKGEWRTPFNPRASTHRSDDYCEGTAWQWTWFVPHDVDGLVNLMGGEDAFVQKLDSLFTVDSSLEGEMISSDISGLIGQYAHGNEPSHHVIHLYNYVNRPWRTQELVDSVYQSQYANSTDGLSGNEDCGQMSAWYILNSMGFYQVCPGKPIYSIGRPAFDKAVINLPEEKTFSIVVKNNEKKNKYIESVTLNGQPLNTPFFHHQDIANGGTMEIKMTAQPTKWGVR
- a CDS encoding FecR family protein; translation: MKEKKMRNLSEDIMNKYLTGQCSEEEIIEVNAWMKESEENARQLFRMEEIYHLGKFDRYADEQRIAHAEKLLYKKLDEAKGKQAKLLRMHRWMRYAAVIAVILLMGGGAGYWFYHNGADQQLMVAVANEGIVKEVVLPDGTRVWLNNLATLKYPREFSEKERNVYLEGEAYFEVTKNRHKPFTVQSDAMRVRVLGTTFNFKSDKSCRVAEATLIEGEIEVKGNKEEGQIILAPGQRAELNKKSGRLTVKQVDAKLDAVWHDNLIPFQKADIFTITKALERFYDVKIILSPDIRADKTYSGVLRRKSTIDSVLTSLQNSIPIDYKIVGSNIFISPK
- a CDS encoding RNA polymerase sigma-70 factor, with protein sequence MNENFDITYKALFRRYYPNLIFYATRLVGEEEAEDVVQDVFVELWKRKDTIEIGDQIQAFLYRAVYTRALNVLKHRNVEDGYCAAMEEINQRRAEFYQPDNNEVIRRIEDRELRKEIYDAINELPDKCKEVFKLSYLHDMKNKEIADVLGVSLRTIEAHMYKALKYLRSRLDPLWIIIVLFLCK
- a CDS encoding GH92 family glycosyl hydrolase, which gives rise to MRTPTCLCLLLICMLISCTPTQEKHEIDYTSYVNPFIGTDFTGNTYPGAQAPFGMVQLSPDNGLPGWDRISGYFYPDSTIAGFSHTHLSGTGAGDLYDISFMPVTLPYKEAEAPLGIHSKFSHDDESAYAGYYQVRLTDYNINVELTATERCGIQRYTFPEAQSAIFLNLKKAMNWDFTNDSHIEVIDSVTIQGYRFSDGWARDQHIYFRTRFSKPFEKIELDTMAIVKENKRIGTATIARFDFNTQEGEQILVSTAISGVSMEGAAKNLQAEVPENNFDKYLAATKANWNRQLGKIEVKSDNEDDKVNFYTAIYHSMIAPTIYSDVDGAYYGPDKKVHQADGWVNYSTFSLWDTYRAAHPLFTYTEPERVNDMVKSFIAFYEQNGRLPVWNFYGSETDMMIGYHAVPVIADAYLKGIGDFDAEKALAACVATANLDNYRGIGLYKKLGYIPYNVTDSYNAENWSLSKTLEYAFDDYCIAEMAQKMGKKDIADEFYKRSQNYKNVYNPATSFMQPRDDKGVFIKDFKADDYTPHICESNGWQYFWSVQHDVDGLVNLVGGKNRFAEKLDSMFTYHPSEDDELPLFSTGMIGQYAHGNEPSHHVIYLFNSIGFNDRTQYYVAKVMNELYKNEPAGLCGNEDCGQMSAWYVFSAMGFYPVNPVSGRYEIGTPLFPEIKLHLANGKTFTVLAPNVNKENIYIQSIKVDGQPYDKTYLTHEQIMSGATVEFEMSNTPKAIGVIFEEKNP